In the genome of Caldilineales bacterium, the window AGCCGCGAAGAGATGTATGCGTTCAGCCGGAAGGTCGATTTTTACAGCCGCCATCACGACCGCACGGCGGATCGGGTGATGGTGGTGGCGCCGATGGTGCAGGCCGGGGCCGGCGAACTGGCGCAGAACCTGGGAATCGAGGTCTATACCTACGTCGAGGGCATTGATCCGGCGACGATGGGCGGGTATCGGCAGGGCGGCTGATCTCCAGACCCAGGTCGCCTGTTCTCGTGGCGCGCCTGATCGGAACGGTCAGGCGGCGGGCAGGACCTGGCGGAAGACCCGGCGCAGGTTCTCGCCCAGGATAGCACGGATCGTCGTTTCGGGGTAGCCGCGGGCCAGGAGGGCTTCGGTGACGAGGGGGTAACGCTCGCCGCTTTCGAGGCCGCGGCAGATGGTGGCGCCGTCGTAATCAGAGCCGAGGCCGACGTGTTCAGGGCCGGCCAGGTCGAGGATGTGTTCGAGATGGGCGAGGAAATGGTCGAAGGTGGCTTCGTGCAGGTTGGCGGTCATGAATTCAGCCACGAAGGTGGCGCCGACAACGCCGCCTTGCCCGGCGATGGCCTGGATTTGGGCGTCGGTGAGGTTGCGGGGATGGTCGAAAAGGGCGCGAGCGTTGGAGTGGCTGGCGATGACGGGATGCTGACTGATCTCGAGCACTTCCTCCACGCCAGCGGCGTTGAGATGCGAGACGTCGATGACGATGCCGAGGCGGTTGGCGGTGGTCACGACTTCGCGGCCAAAGTCGGTCAGGCCGTAGGCGCCGCCGGCCAGGACGCCATCGCAAGCGGCGTTGCGCGGGTTCCAGGCCAGGCCCAACAGCCGCAGGCCCAGGCGGTGGAAGGTGCGGAGCAGGGAGATGGTTCCTTCCAGGGCTTCGCTGCCTTCCAGCCCCAGGATGGCGCCGATGGGGCCGCCAGGGTGGAGGGCGTCCAGGTCGGCGCGGGTGCGGATGAGGGTGATCTGGTCGGGGGCGAGGTCGATGAGGGTGTAGAGTCCTTCCAAACGCTGAAGCGCGGCGCTGGTCGCGCCGACGGTGATGCGCGCTTCGCCGGGGAAGCAGGCAAAGACCTGGCAGTTGACGCCACCGGCGCGCAGCCGGGGCAGGTCGAGGGCGCTGGCCTGGCCCCACTGCCGCAGGTCGCGCTGGAGAGGGCCGGGGAGGGTCCAGGCCAGGGTGTCGCAGTGGCCGTCGAAGACGAAGGCGTGGTGGTGGAGGGGGTGCATGGGGGGAGGGGGAGACGCAGGGACGCAGGGACGGGGGTCAGGGAGGGGGGAGGGTGGCGAGTTCGTCGGCGAGGATGAGGCGGAGTTTGTGGAGCTGGCCGAGGGGGGCCTTGAGGTTGAAGTCGTCGATCAGGCGGTTGATGGCGGCGAGTTCCTGGGCAAAGGTCTGGCGGTGGCGCTCCCAGGCGGCGTCGAGGGCCGGGCGTTGGGCGGGGGCGGCGTTGGCGAGGGCCTGCTGATACCAGGCATGGTCCTGGCGGAGGCGCTGGCGGGCGGCGGCGAGGCGGCGGTCGATCTCGTTGGCGTCGTCGATCCAGCCCAGCGTGTGGCCGCTGCCCTGCAAGAGGTCGTAGGCGATCTGCCGATCAGCCGGGAGGAAGGGGTTGCGGCGGTCGGGCAAGGGCTTGCCAGCGCCGGGCAGGTTGTCGAATTGGCCTTGTTCCTGGGCGGCGCGGATTTTTTCTTCGATCCAGCTTTCCCAGGTCTGGTCGGTGCGTTTGCGTTTGGGTTCGTCGTCCATCGTCTTGGTCAGATGAAAAGAAGCCCCCGCTCTGTGGGCGGGGGCGGTCTTGCCGATGATAGGGTGCGAGTTGTGGTGACAAATGTTGAGGGGGGGCATGGGTTTTGCTCATGTCTCCCCTTTTTTCTTTGTCACTTGTCCGATACTGTCTCGCTTACGGTTTCGCTCACGCTTTCGCCCAGGTCTTGGACGGCATTGACGGCCTGCTGGGCGCCGGATTGCACATCGCTGGCGATCTCGCCGACGCCGGGCATGATGCTATCGGGGGTGAGGTCGTAGCGAGAGCCGCCGGAGGGCGGGAGGGGCGGGACGAAGGCAGGGCCACCGGAGGGGACGAGGGCGCCGGCCTCTTTGCGGCCGATCTGGCCGTAGAGATGGCCCTGGACGAGTGTGGACCAAACCGAGGTGAAGAGGAGGCCGATGCCACAGAGGAGGAGGCCGGCGATCTCGGCGACGATGCCAACGGCCAGGATGACGATGACGGCGATGATGATGTCGCCGATGTACTGGCGGGTGAAGCGGAGGATATCGCCGAATTTGAGGCCATCGGTGATGTCGCCGCGTTCGGCGAAGAAGATGGTGATGGCAGGGGTGGCCACCAGGATGAGGATGCCGTAGAGGATGGACAGACAGGCGAAGCACGTCCAGGCGAGGCCGAGGACGTTGGCAGCGTCAGAATCGCCAACGATGGCCGAGAGGAGGATCAGGGGCAGGGTGATCAGCAGGATCGGCAGCGACCAGACGATGAGAAGGATGCCGTACTTGATGCCGAGGACGATCTTCTCGCCCCAGTTGTCCCATTCGGGCATGGGGAGGTCATCGCCGCGGCGGACGTTGCGGACGAGTTCGATCATGTAGCCGTAGAGCAGGCCGGCGCCGACGATGGCGCCGATGATCGTCCAGGAGAAAAGGATGGTGGCCAAGACGATGAGGCCGCCGATGAGGATCTTTTCCAGCCATTTCTTGTCTTCGAAGACAAAGGAGATGGATTTGCCGATGTCCATGTCGCCTCCACAGGGTAGTGAGCCATCGCGCGATGGCGGAGATGTCGAATACAGCGGGAAGATTATAGCAGATGGGTGTGAGTCGCCCTAACCGGGCTGTGAACCCTGCGGCGAACCAATCTCAGGCGGCGTCGCTTTTGGTCGCGCCCTCCGCTTCTTGTAAGATACCCGTTGAATGACACTAATAGGAGAAACACAGATTCCTTCTTCGTGGTGTCTTCGAAGCCGGCAACCAGACGGATAGAATGACACAAAAGGGGGAAACACGGATTCCCTTTTCCTGGCGTCTTCTCCTGGATACGCATGGCTGTGTCATTCTGAATGGGTCAAGCACCCAACTTCCCAACCAAAACAAAAGGAGTCTTAGAAACAAATGGAACGTACTTTTATCATGATCAAGCCGGACGGCGTGCAGCGCGGGCTGGTCGGCGAGATCATCAGCCGCTTCGAGCATCGCGGCCTCAAGCTGGTGGCCATGCAATTCGTCCACGTCTCGCAGGCGTTGGCCGAAGCGCACTATGCCGTACACAAAGAGCGGTCCTTCTACCCCGGCCTCATCTCCTACATCACCTCCGGCCCGGTGGTGGCGATGGTGTGGGAAGGCCCCAACGCCATCGCCGCGGCCCGCAACACCATGGGCGCCACCGACCCCGTCAAAGCCGCGCCGGGCACGATCCGG includes:
- a CDS encoding DUF1992 domain-containing protein; this encodes MPPLNICHHNSHPIIGKTAPAHRAGASFHLTKTMDDEPKRKRTDQTWESWIEEKIRAAQEQGQFDNLPGAGKPLPDRRNPFLPADRQIAYDLLQGSGHTLGWIDDANEIDRRLAAARQRLRQDHAWYQQALANAAPAQRPALDAAWERHRQTFAQELAAINRLIDDFNLKAPLGQLHKLRLILADELATLPPP
- a CDS encoding DUF4013 domain-containing protein — protein: MDIGKSISFVFEDKKWLEKILIGGLIVLATILFSWTIIGAIVGAGLLYGYMIELVRNVRRGDDLPMPEWDNWGEKIVLGIKYGILLIVWSLPILLITLPLILLSAIVGDSDAANVLGLAWTCFACLSILYGILILVATPAITIFFAERGDITDGLKFGDILRFTRQYIGDIIIAVIVILAVGIVAEIAGLLLCGIGLLFTSVWSTLVQGHLYGQIGRKEAGALVPSGGPAFVPPLPPSGGSRYDLTPDSIMPGVGEIASDVQSGAQQAVNAVQDLGESVSETVSETVSDK
- a CDS encoding dipeptidase, whose protein sequence is MHPLHHHAFVFDGHCDTLAWTLPGPLQRDLRQWGQASALDLPRLRAGGVNCQVFACFPGEARITVGATSAALQRLEGLYTLIDLAPDQITLIRTRADLDALHPGGPIGAILGLEGSEALEGTISLLRTFHRLGLRLLGLAWNPRNAACDGVLAGGAYGLTDFGREVVTTANRLGIVIDVSHLNAAGVEEVLEISQHPVIASHSNARALFDHPRNLTDAQIQAIAGQGGVVGATFVAEFMTANLHEATFDHFLAHLEHILDLAGPEHVGLGSDYDGATICRGLESGERYPLVTEALLARGYPETTIRAILGENLRRVFRQVLPAA
- the ndk gene encoding nucleoside-diphosphate kinase — its product is MERTFIMIKPDGVQRGLVGEIISRFEHRGLKLVAMQFVHVSQALAEAHYAVHKERSFYPGLISYITSGPVVAMVWEGPNAIAAARNTMGATDPVKAAPGTIRADYGLMIGRNLVHGSDGPETAAFEIGLWFGDEIASWDRSVEKWVLE